A stretch of the Janthinobacterium sp. B9-8 genome encodes the following:
- the secA gene encoding preprotein translocase subunit SecA: MIANLLKKVFGSRNDRLLKQYGTIVKQINALEAGIAALSDDDLRAKTEEFRSRVAKGETLDQILPEAFAVCREGSKRSLGMRHFDVQLMGGLALHQGKISEMRTGEGKTLVATLPAYLNALSGNGVHVITVNDYLASRDAGIMSKLYNFLGLTCGVNLGQMQHDEKQEAYACDITYGTNNEFGFDYLRDNMVFTVGERVQGKLNYAIVDEVDSILIDEARTPLIISGPAEDSIELYQLVDDIPGQLIRQSEEESEGDFWVDEKAHSVLLSEAGHEKVEAILTSKGLLKEGDSLYSAGNISLVHHLYAAMRAHALFQRDQHYVVTDEGEIVIVDEFTGRLMSGRRWSEGLHQAVEAKEGVEINQENQTLATITLQNYFRMYTKLSGMTGTADTEAYEFQQIYGLETVIVPTNRDMVRDDRQDQVYKTDREKYNAIITDIKGCQERKQPVLVGTTSIEQSELLSEMLTKDGFEHNVLNAKQHAREADIVAQAGAPGVITIATNMAGRGTDIVLGGNIEREIKAIEADEELSEADKHAKITSMKADWKIIHDAVVAAGGLHIIGTERHESRRIDNQLRGRSGRQGDPGSSRFYLSLEDSLLRIFAGDRVAMVMDRLKMPEGEPIEAGMVSRAIESAQRKVEGRNFDIRKQLLEYDDVSNEQRKAIYGQRNEILESEEVSETIGAMRDSMVSDLFDTYIPADSMEEQWDVAGLERALGEFNIDLAVADWIKNDTTLTIEAMKERVQVAAAESYNQKVEIAGEQTFRQFERSVLLQHVDQSWREHLSSLDHLRQGIHLRGYAQKNPKQEYKREAFELFSQLLENIKREVIQIVMTVQVRSQEDLEAVRPQEVPASALQFNHQELEALLASGDEEQIKAALMQAMEGGAKVQFSGVGRNDVCPCGSGKKFKHCHGQIA, translated from the coding sequence ATGATTGCAAATTTGCTCAAAAAAGTTTTCGGAAGTCGTAATGACCGCCTGCTCAAACAATACGGCACCATCGTAAAGCAGATCAACGCCCTTGAAGCGGGCATTGCCGCTCTTTCCGACGATGACTTGCGCGCCAAAACGGAAGAATTCCGCAGCCGCGTCGCCAAGGGTGAAACACTTGATCAAATTCTGCCAGAGGCCTTTGCTGTTTGCCGCGAAGGCTCTAAGCGCAGCTTAGGCATGCGTCACTTTGACGTGCAACTGATGGGTGGCTTAGCGCTGCACCAAGGCAAGATCTCTGAAATGCGCACGGGTGAAGGTAAAACGCTGGTAGCCACGCTGCCTGCTTACCTGAACGCCCTATCCGGCAATGGCGTACACGTCATTACCGTGAACGATTACTTGGCCAGCCGCGATGCGGGCATTATGAGCAAGCTCTATAATTTTCTAGGGCTGACTTGTGGTGTGAATCTGGGCCAGATGCAGCACGACGAAAAACAAGAAGCTTACGCCTGCGATATTACCTACGGCACCAATAACGAATTCGGTTTTGATTATCTGCGCGACAATATGGTGTTCACTGTGGGTGAGCGCGTGCAGGGCAAGCTGAACTACGCCATTGTCGACGAAGTCGATTCGATTCTGATCGATGAAGCTAGAACGCCTTTAATTATCTCTGGCCCGGCCGAAGACAGCATCGAGCTTTACCAACTGGTTGACGATATCCCCGGCCAGCTGATCCGCCAGAGCGAAGAAGAATCAGAAGGCGATTTCTGGGTGGATGAAAAAGCCCACTCGGTACTGCTTTCAGAAGCTGGCCACGAAAAAGTAGAAGCCATCCTTACCAGCAAGGGGCTGTTAAAAGAAGGCGACAGCCTGTACTCCGCTGGCAATATCAGCCTAGTGCATCATCTGTATGCCGCCATGCGTGCCCATGCCCTATTTCAGCGTGACCAGCACTATGTGGTAACCGACGAAGGCGAAATTGTCATTGTTGACGAATTTACCGGTCGTTTAATGTCGGGTCGTCGCTGGTCTGAAGGCCTGCATCAAGCCGTTGAAGCCAAGGAAGGCGTAGAAATCAATCAAGAGAACCAGACTCTTGCCACGATTACCCTGCAAAACTACTTCCGCATGTATACCAAGCTATCCGGCATGACCGGTACGGCCGATACTGAAGCTTACGAATTCCAGCAAATTTACGGCCTGGAAACCGTGATTGTGCCAACCAACCGCGATATGGTGCGGGACGATAGGCAAGATCAGGTTTACAAAACCGATAGAGAAAAATACAACGCCATCATCACCGATATCAAAGGCTGCCAGGAACGTAAACAGCCCGTCTTGGTGGGTACAACGTCGATTGAGCAATCTGAATTACTCTCCGAAATGCTGACTAAAGACGGCTTTGAGCACAATGTGCTGAACGCCAAACAGCATGCTCGCGAAGCCGATATCGTGGCTCAGGCCGGTGCGCCCGGCGTGATTACCATTGCCACCAATATGGCCGGCCGTGGTACGGATATTGTGCTTGGCGGTAATATCGAGCGCGAAATTAAAGCCATTGAAGCCGATGAAGAATTAAGCGAAGCCGATAAACACGCAAAAATCACCAGCATGAAAGCCGATTGGAAAATCATCCATGATGCCGTTGTTGCAGCGGGTGGTTTACATATTATTGGTACCGAGCGCCACGAATCACGCCGTATTGATAACCAGCTGCGTGGCCGTTCTGGCCGTCAGGGTGACCCGGGCTCCAGCCGTTTCTATCTATCGCTGGAAGACTCACTGCTGCGTATTTTTGCTGGCGATCGGGTAGCGATGGTGATGGATCGCCTGAAAATGCCTGAAGGCGAGCCTATCGAAGCGGGTATGGTTTCCCGCGCTATTGAATCAGCTCAGCGTAAAGTAGAAGGCCGCAACTTCGATATTCGTAAGCAACTGCTGGAATACGACGATGTATCTAACGAGCAGCGCAAGGCGATTTACGGCCAGCGTAATGAAATCTTAGAAAGCGAAGAAGTTAGCGAAACCATCGGTGCAATGCGCGACAGCATGGTTTCAGATCTATTTGACACTTATATCCCTGCCGATTCGATGGAAGAGCAGTGGGATGTTGCCGGTTTAGAGCGTGCGCTGGGTGAGTTTAATATTGATCTTGCCGTTGCTGACTGGATCAAAAACGACACCACGCTGACTATTGAAGCCATGAAAGAGCGTGTGCAAGTTGCCGCTGCTGAAAGCTATAACCAGAAGGTTGAAATTGCAGGCGAGCAGACTTTCCGCCAATTTGAACGCTCGGTGCTCTTACAACACGTTGACCAAAGCTGGCGCGAACATCTGTCGTCCTTGGATCATTTACGCCAAGGTATTCATTTGCGCGGCTACGCACAAAAGAATCCTAAGCAAGAATACAAGCGTGAAGCATTCGAATTGTTCTCGCAGCTGCTAGAAAACATCAAGCGCGAAGTGATTCAGATTGTGATGACAGTGCAAGTGCGCTCACAAGAAGATCTGGAAGCTGTACGCCCGCAAGAAGTGCCTGCATCCGCACTGCAATTCAATCATCAGGAATTAGAAGCCTTATTGGCCAGTGGTGATGAAGAGCAAATCAAGGCAGCACTGATGCAAGCAATGGAAGGCGGTGCAAAAGTACAGTTCTCCGGCGTA
- a CDS encoding M23 family metallopeptidase, which produces MNVIVISNRLGKAVSLDAKQIILLGLVTLVAISSLTFTITAFLRPGQNPALWRFMPNANQNRQAEIDALAIRVGELQAKLLRLDGLASQVGDKTGIDIKPFLSNQAVPRGGIQHTGTALTAISLGHEIDAANQNLNARLDQLSLAESVLLRPKAWQLPSKAPLNVGLQSSSFGKRIDPFNGNQVFHEGIDFVGDSGTPIMAAASGKVSFAAFHPQYGNMVDLDHGNGITSRYAHASKLEVKVGEQVNAGQIIALLGSTGRSTGPHLHFEIRYKGIAQNPLRFIGPATNEVNIAATKSGD; this is translated from the coding sequence ATGAATGTTATCGTGATTTCTAATCGTCTTGGCAAAGCTGTTTCTTTAGATGCCAAGCAAATTATCTTACTGGGGCTGGTGACACTCGTTGCTATCTCTTCACTCACATTTACCATCACGGCCTTTCTTCGGCCGGGGCAAAACCCAGCACTTTGGCGCTTTATGCCAAACGCCAATCAAAATCGCCAAGCCGAAATTGATGCCTTAGCGATTCGCGTTGGCGAATTGCAAGCCAAGCTACTCCGTTTAGATGGTTTAGCAAGCCAGGTGGGCGATAAAACCGGCATTGATATCAAACCTTTTTTATCTAATCAAGCGGTGCCACGTGGCGGCATACAACACACGGGCACGGCACTAACCGCCATCAGCCTGGGCCATGAAATTGATGCGGCCAACCAGAACTTAAACGCTAGGCTTGATCAGCTATCTTTAGCGGAAAGTGTTTTACTGCGGCCTAAAGCATGGCAATTGCCTTCTAAAGCACCACTCAATGTCGGCTTACAATCATCAAGCTTTGGTAAGCGGATTGATCCGTTTAACGGCAATCAGGTCTTTCATGAAGGCATCGATTTTGTGGGCGATAGCGGCACGCCTATTATGGCGGCAGCCAGCGGCAAAGTCAGCTTTGCGGCCTTCCATCCCCAATATGGTAATATGGTTGACTTGGATCACGGCAATGGCATCACAAGCCGCTATGCTCACGCATCCAAGCTTGAGGTAAAAGTAGGCGAGCAAGTCAACGCTGGCCAGATCATTGCCTTACTAGGAAGTACAGGCCGCTCTACCGGGCCGCATCTGCATTTTGAAATTCGTTATAAGGGCATTGCGCAAAACCCCCTGCGCTTTATTGGTCCTGCCACGAATGAAGTTAATATTGCTGCGACAAAATCCGGTGATTGA
- a CDS encoding DciA family protein, which yields MKKTTLKQVGHDRQLASLMHQVDDLASVLAQVRAVLPPAMAGHCLGVAWSGDTLLIGVSGSAAASRVRLNAPQILAALQAGGWKATVVQPKVQVGLQSTNAMRSKDLHLKEGACVAFSQLADTLEDGPLRQAIASLLNRHAPKDQI from the coding sequence ATGAAAAAAACCACTCTGAAGCAAGTTGGGCACGACAGGCAGCTCGCCAGCCTGATGCATCAGGTTGATGATTTGGCGAGCGTATTAGCCCAAGTGCGTGCGGTGCTGCCGCCAGCGATGGCGGGGCATTGTCTTGGAGTGGCTTGGTCCGGCGATACTTTATTAATTGGTGTAAGTGGCAGTGCTGCGGCATCAAGAGTGCGTCTGAACGCGCCTCAGATTCTTGCGGCACTGCAAGCCGGCGGATGGAAAGCTACCGTAGTTCAGCCCAAGGTGCAAGTCGGCTTGCAAAGCACAAATGCCATGCGAAGCAAAGACTTACATCTGAAAGAGGGGGCCTGTGTTGCTTTTTCGCAGCTGGCTGACACCCTGGAAGATGGGCCATTAAGGCAGGCCATAGCTTCTCTCTTGAATCGCCATGCACCCAAAGACCAGATTTAG
- a CDS encoding type II secretion system protein — MNQAGCQAKQGGFTLVELAIVLVIIGLILGMAFKGKDLIDGAKVKSIAAQYNKVQAAFNIYFERYGAYPGDGCPAVIAVGVTTCAGAKSGTLSPAAETQGAFTLLQNANLLSASDIQSPFGGPWGITISTNTTLSGGVAGINYFSLVTAAGAPQASADPRYVCALDKMIDDGVFNTGNVRSVAPAAYTAATDCWALTGAPYMVGMRLLP; from the coding sequence GTGAATCAGGCGGGGTGTCAGGCTAAACAAGGTGGTTTTACTCTGGTGGAGCTGGCCATTGTGCTGGTGATTATTGGTCTGATCCTTGGGATGGCTTTTAAGGGCAAGGATTTGATTGATGGGGCAAAGGTGAAGAGCATCGCCGCCCAATACAATAAAGTGCAGGCGGCGTTTAATATTTATTTTGAAAGGTATGGTGCTTATCCGGGGGATGGGTGTCCTGCTGTTATAGCAGTAGGCGTAACAACTTGTGCTGGGGCTAAAAGTGGGACATTAAGTCCTGCGGCAGAGACTCAGGGGGCATTTACACTTTTACAAAATGCTAATTTATTATCCGCCTCAGATATACAAAGCCCCTTTGGTGGACCATGGGGAATTACTATATCCACCAATACGACGTTAAGTGGAGGGGTCGCGGGGATTAATTATTTCTCTTTGGTTACTGCAGCGGGCGCTCCACAGGCTTCAGCTGATCCACGCTATGTTTGCGCCTTGGATAAAATGATTGATGATGGGGTTTTTAACACAGGGAATGTGCGTAGTGTCGCCCCTGCTGCCTATACTGCTGCCACAGATTGTTGGGCATTGACAGGCGCGCCCTATATGGTAGGCATGCGCTTATTACCTTAG
- the hda gene encoding DnaA regulatory inactivator Hda, producing the protein MKQLVLDLQLPALPSFEDFIRGENAELLYQLGCWSLGEGDVRFLYLWGERGSGKSHLLAAARAMLPADTQIFFTDAAHDALPASLPKEAALIVDNVDALSRDEQIRLFDHFNTLKDGGGLLLAAGPKPPMLLLLRPDLTTRLGWGLVYQLKPLSDTDKAAALKRRAYALGFELGDDLADYLLRHASRDLPTLYQHLDAANDLSLTEKRPVTVSLLREVLRGDWTE; encoded by the coding sequence ATGAAGCAACTCGTGCTGGATCTGCAACTGCCAGCCCTACCCTCTTTTGAGGATTTTATCCGTGGTGAAAACGCCGAGCTACTTTATCAGCTGGGTTGTTGGAGCCTTGGAGAGGGAGACGTGCGCTTTCTCTATTTATGGGGAGAACGCGGCAGTGGCAAGAGCCACCTACTCGCCGCCGCGCGCGCCATGCTGCCCGCCGACACTCAGATATTTTTTACCGATGCAGCCCACGATGCCCTGCCCGCATCATTGCCCAAAGAAGCGGCGTTGATCGTAGACAACGTGGATGCGCTTAGCCGTGACGAACAAATTCGCCTGTTTGATCACTTTAATACGCTGAAAGACGGCGGAGGCCTACTGCTAGCCGCAGGGCCTAAGCCACCCATGCTACTGCTACTCAGGCCCGACTTAACCACTCGCCTAGGCTGGGGCTTGGTGTATCAGCTCAAACCATTATCCGACACCGACAAAGCCGCCGCCCTAAAACGCCGCGCCTATGCCTTGGGGTTTGAGCTGGGGGATGATTTAGCCGATTACCTGCTGCGCCATGCATCGCGCGATTTGCCGACTTTGTATCAGCATTTAGATGCGGCCAATGATTTGTCTCTGACCGAAAAAAGACCTGTGACGGTTTCTTTGCTAAGGGAAGTGTTGCGTGGGGATTGGACGGAGTAA
- the purM gene encoding phosphoribosylformylglycinamidine cyclo-ligase yields MTNQSLSYRDAGVDIDAGDQLVENIKPYAKRTMRPEVLSGIGGFGGLVEISKKYQEPVLVSGTDGVGTKLKLAFELNRHDTVGIDLVAMSVNDILVQGAEPLFFLDYFACGKLDVPNATEVIRGIAHGCEQAGCALIGGETAEMPGMYPLGEYDLAGFAVGVVEKSKIITGDDIAPGDVVLGLASNGAHSNGYSLIRKIMHRAEADYAAEFDGGKSLADVVMAATRIYVKPLLKLMQALPVKGMAHITGGGISENVPRVLPDNVVAAIDAKSWTMPKLFQWLQKEGNVEAQEMYRTFNCGVGMVVIVAADQADAAIALLQAEGETVYTLGAIRARVGDEHQTQVM; encoded by the coding sequence ATGACCAATCAAAGCTTGAGCTACCGCGATGCGGGTGTCGATATCGATGCCGGCGATCAGTTGGTTGAAAATATTAAGCCCTACGCCAAGCGTACCATGCGCCCAGAGGTGCTTAGTGGCATTGGCGGTTTCGGCGGCTTAGTCGAAATCAGTAAAAAATACCAAGAGCCTGTTTTAGTGTCCGGCACCGATGGTGTAGGTACTAAACTGAAGCTCGCTTTCGAGCTGAATCGCCACGATACCGTGGGGATTGATCTGGTTGCCATGAGTGTGAACGATATTTTGGTGCAAGGTGCCGAGCCATTGTTCTTTCTCGATTACTTCGCGTGCGGCAAGCTGGATGTGCCGAATGCAACTGAAGTGATTCGCGGGATTGCTCATGGCTGTGAGCAGGCAGGTTGTGCACTCATTGGTGGTGAAACTGCTGAAATGCCGGGCATGTATCCGCTAGGCGAATACGATCTGGCTGGCTTTGCCGTCGGGGTCGTCGAAAAAAGCAAAATCATTACTGGCGACGATATTGCGCCGGGTGATGTGGTGCTTGGTTTGGCATCGAACGGCGCACACTCCAATGGCTACAGCTTGATTCGCAAAATTATGCATCGCGCTGAAGCCGATTACGCTGCGGAATTCGACGGCGGTAAGAGCCTTGCTGATGTGGTGATGGCCGCAACACGTATTTACGTGAAGCCGCTGTTGAAACTTATGCAAGCTTTGCCAGTCAAGGGTATGGCGCATATTACTGGCGGCGGGATCAGCGAAAACGTACCGCGTGTACTGCCAGATAACGTAGTTGCTGCCATCGATGCAAAATCGTGGACCATGCCTAAGTTATTTCAGTGGCTGCAAAAAGAAGGCAATGTGGAAGCGCAAGAAATGTACCGCACCTTTAACTGTGGCGTGGGGATGGTAGTGATTGTGGCGGCAGACCAGGCTGACGCAGCGATCGCTCTGCTGCAAGCAGAAGGTGAAACGGTTTATACCCTAGGTGCAATTCGTGCCCGTGTGGGTGATGAGCACCAGACGCAAGTAATGTAA
- the purN gene encoding phosphoribosylglycinamide formyltransferase: MKNIVILISGRGSNMQAIVDAQIAGANICAVIANRPDAAGLAWAAERGIATAVLDHKLYAGREAFDAALVELIDGYAPDLVVLAGFMRILTADFVNHYAGRLINIHPSLLPAFTGLHTHERALAEGVKIAGCTVHFVTAELDHGPIILQTAVAVLDDDTVASLSARMLVQEHLIYPQAVRWFVQDKLRLVNGRVHVDCPSPAAALIFPPVL; encoded by the coding sequence ATGAAAAATATAGTTATCTTGATTTCCGGCCGTGGCAGCAATATGCAAGCCATTGTGGATGCGCAAATTGCAGGCGCAAATATCTGCGCCGTGATTGCAAATCGCCCCGATGCCGCAGGCCTTGCCTGGGCTGCAGAGCGTGGCATTGCCACCGCCGTGCTTGATCATAAGCTGTATGCTGGCCGCGAGGCATTTGATGCCGCGCTGGTTGAATTGATTGATGGCTATGCACCGGATCTGGTCGTGCTAGCGGGCTTTATGCGTATTCTGACGGCTGACTTTGTAAACCATTATGCTGGCCGCCTGATTAATATCCACCCCTCGCTTTTACCTGCCTTTACAGGCTTACACACCCATGAGCGGGCCTTGGCAGAAGGTGTGAAGATTGCGGGATGCACGGTGCATTTTGTGACCGCGGAGCTGGATCATGGTCCTATTATTTTGCAAACTGCTGTGGCGGTATTGGATGACGATACGGTAGCGAGTTTATCGGCCAGAATGCTGGTACAAGAACACCTGATTTATCCGCAGGCCGTGCGCTGGTTTGTGCAGGATAAGTTAAGGCTGGTGAATGGCAGAGTTCACGTAGATTGCCCTAGCCCTGCTGCGGCGTTGATTTTTCCGCCGGTGCTTTAA
- a CDS encoding DUF3108 domain-containing protein has protein sequence MLRWPGLLLVSAALLSLLLHLASIFSEQLYAWATQQPYTESELKKVTQKLSDVAQAEEARPEGLKGVKPADHQQVFLHKGPLISEKPPAPKPVVKAKKTSPVKVAASRVLAVASQASAVLAEKPIIFASAASSVAPAPLLASAPEVEEVLPPLKESPLTAEQTYPTQVEITYAYGIFPIRMSWKAENGRYALKLRGALFSKSRTFVSEGDVGQQGVIPQRFADYRDEKLINEAVFNWEEKKVTIKDGGTTKVEELKAGDQDIFSAAFQLALQGSRMKDFTFTVASGRKIYKDVPFEISGQASLRLGDKQIEAILLRGRFEDRTFDFWLAPQWHNMPVRMTLSLGSEGSFDIWANDIKINGEMVLEPQSNNHNSNSNRMMRR, from the coding sequence ATGTTACGTTGGCCAGGTTTATTGTTGGTATCTGCTGCGCTGCTGTCTTTGTTACTGCATCTAGCGTCTATTTTTAGTGAACAACTCTACGCTTGGGCAACTCAACAGCCTTATACAGAAAGTGAATTAAAAAAAGTTACTCAGAAACTGAGTGATGTGGCACAAGCTGAAGAGGCGCGGCCGGAAGGCTTGAAAGGCGTAAAACCAGCAGATCATCAGCAGGTATTTTTACACAAGGGGCCCTTGATAAGCGAGAAGCCACCTGCCCCTAAGCCTGTTGTGAAGGCAAAAAAAACATCGCCCGTTAAAGTTGCGGCAAGCCGTGTGCTTGCGGTGGCCAGCCAGGCCAGCGCAGTACTTGCTGAGAAACCGATCATTTTTGCAAGTGCAGCAAGCAGCGTGGCTCCTGCTCCTTTGCTTGCCTCTGCGCCTGAGGTTGAAGAAGTCTTGCCGCCGCTCAAAGAGAGCCCGCTGACAGCAGAGCAAACTTATCCTACTCAAGTAGAAATTACCTATGCTTATGGAATATTTCCGATTCGGATGAGCTGGAAAGCAGAAAATGGCCGCTATGCTTTGAAATTACGCGGGGCTTTGTTTTCTAAATCACGTACTTTTGTGAGTGAAGGCGATGTGGGGCAGCAAGGTGTTATTCCGCAGCGATTTGCTGATTATCGTGACGAAAAATTGATTAATGAGGCAGTATTTAATTGGGAAGAAAAGAAAGTCACGATCAAAGATGGTGGTACGACAAAGGTTGAAGAATTAAAAGCGGGTGATCAGGATATTTTCTCTGCTGCTTTTCAGCTGGCCTTGCAAGGCTCACGCATGAAGGATTTTACTTTTACCGTAGCCAGTGGCCGCAAGATTTATAAAGATGTGCCGTTTGAAATTAGCGGGCAAGCCAGTCTGCGCTTAGGCGATAAGCAAATCGAAGCGATTTTGCTGCGTGGCCGCTTTGAAGACCGTACCTTTGATTTCTGGCTGGCACCACAGTGGCACAATATGCCAGTACGAATGACATTATCACTGGGTAGCGAAGGAAGCTTCGATATCTGGGCTAATGATATAAAAATTAATGGGGAAATGGTGCTGGAGCCGCAAAGCAACAACCATAACTCCAACTCCAACCGCATGATGCGAAGATAA
- a CDS encoding RsmB/NOP family class I SAM-dependent RNA methyltransferase, producing MIALNNTRYHAAISVLSEMLVFAAPSDATMSRFFRSNPNLGGQDRHMIAECVYGILRNKIRLEWVLGGPANARSLLTAYLVVVERRNLRECGDWFPDTEKDNFALCKSKKLAEAPVYVRADLPEWVVSDLLAGNMSDADILALGAGLQGAAALDLRVNSLKAKREQVAAELLDVGGVETTPTPYSPWGLRVTGKPAINKYRAFTEGRVEVQDEGSQLLGLLTGAKRGQMVVDFCAGAGGKTLLLGAMMNSSGRLYAFDVSEKRLNNFKPRLARSGLSNVSAQLISSENDQKIKRLVGKIDSVLVDAPCSGMGTVRRNPDLKFRQNPASVLELNAMQTSILASASRLVKSAGRLVYATCSFLPSENEAIVEAFLAANPDFKLLDAPELLKAEQVEIALTGPYFKLSPHLHQADAFFAAVMQRD from the coding sequence ATGATTGCTTTAAATAATACCCGTTACCACGCCGCCATTTCTGTTCTATCCGAAATGCTAGTGTTTGCCGCTCCATCTGATGCCACCATGTCGCGTTTCTTTCGCAGCAATCCCAATCTGGGCGGCCAAGATCGCCATATGATTGCCGAATGCGTGTATGGCATTTTGCGTAATAAAATTCGCCTTGAGTGGGTTTTAGGTGGCCCGGCAAATGCGCGCAGCCTGCTCACCGCTTACTTGGTGGTGGTAGAGCGCCGCAATCTGCGCGAATGCGGCGATTGGTTTCCTGACACCGAAAAAGACAATTTTGCCCTGTGTAAAAGCAAAAAACTCGCCGAAGCACCGGTGTATGTGCGTGCCGACTTACCTGAATGGGTAGTGAGCGATCTGCTTGCTGGCAATATGAGCGACGCCGATATTCTGGCCTTGGGCGCTGGCTTGCAAGGCGCAGCCGCACTCGATTTACGCGTAAATAGCTTAAAAGCCAAGCGTGAACAAGTAGCTGCCGAGTTGCTGGATGTTGGCGGTGTAGAAACCACGCCAACACCTTATTCGCCTTGGGGCCTGCGTGTAACGGGCAAGCCAGCGATTAATAAATACCGCGCCTTTACCGAAGGCCGTGTTGAAGTACAAGACGAAGGCAGCCAGCTCTTGGGCCTGCTTACCGGTGCAAAACGCGGCCAAATGGTGGTGGATTTCTGCGCTGGCGCTGGCGGTAAAACACTGCTGCTGGGCGCAATGATGAATTCTAGCGGCCGCTTGTATGCCTTTGATGTATCCGAAAAACGCCTGAATAACTTCAAGCCGCGCTTGGCTCGCTCCGGCCTTTCCAACGTCAGTGCGCAGCTTATTTCTAGCGAAAACGATCAGAAAATTAAGCGTTTGGTTGGCAAAATCGATTCAGTTTTGGTTGACGCGCCTTGCTCCGGCATGGGCACCGTACGCCGTAATCCCGATCTGAAATTCCGCCAAAACCCAGCCAGCGTGCTCGAGTTGAATGCCATGCAAACCAGCATTCTGGCGTCCGCTTCACGCTTGGTAAAATCTGCAGGCCGCTTGGTTTACGCCACTTGTAGCTTCTTGCCATCCGAAAATGAAGCCATCGTTGAAGCCTTCCTCGCCGCCAATCCAGATTTCAAATTGCTCGATGCACCAGAGCTATTAAAAGCCGAGCAAGTAGAAATCGCCCTGACCGGACCCTATTTCAAGCTATCTCCGCATCTGCATCAAGCCGATGCCTTTTTTGCTGCGGTAATGCAGAGAGATTGA